In the Streptomyces sp. NBC_00525 genome, one interval contains:
- a CDS encoding YrdB family protein, which produces MAGRPWWAANELLAFLLEVVALGCLFRWGFSLTDRLVPGLLLGCAVLAAAATLWGLFAAPRARFRPPLAGVLAVKALVLGGSALALYGVGHPTAAAVMGVVVVANTALAETFRRRTAPTG; this is translated from the coding sequence GTGGCCGGGCGGCCCTGGTGGGCGGCGAACGAACTGCTCGCGTTCCTGCTGGAGGTGGTGGCCCTCGGCTGCCTCTTCCGGTGGGGGTTCTCGCTGACGGACCGGCTGGTGCCCGGACTGCTGCTCGGCTGCGCCGTCCTGGCCGCGGCCGCCACGCTGTGGGGGCTGTTCGCCGCGCCGCGCGCCCGGTTCCGCCCGCCGCTCGCCGGGGTGCTGGCGGTGAAGGCCCTGGTGCTGGGCGGCAGCGCGCTCGCGCTGTACGGGGTCGGGCACCCGACCGCCGCCGCGGTGATGGGCGTCGTCGTGGTGGCGAACACGGCCCTGGCGGAGACCTTCCGCCGCCGGACCGCCCCCACCGGGTAG